In Chitinivibrionia bacterium, the DNA window ACGTCCAAATTCAAGAATGGGTCGGCAACAACCCTTGCGTACATATTTTCCAAAACGTCGGCGACTGCGGATTTGCAATCGTTAATAACGGTTTTTACGCGCATAAGGTTGCTTCTGTCGGTAAAAATCGCAGTAATTATATTATTATGGTCAATTTGAACGACATACAAATGATAGAGAACACCCTCCTGATAAAGCGTTTCAAATTCCTTTTCTCCGACTATATGTGCAATGGCACTGCTGGACGCAAAACTTCCCACTACCAAAGCCGCAAGCGAAACCTTGTCGAAAGCGTTTGCTTCCGCCTGA includes these proteins:
- a CDS encoding roadblock/LC7 domain-containing protein; the protein is MAERDLIINEHDIYKLNLVLTKIVDSGQCDLIMVINKSGRLISYQAEANAFDKVSLAALVVGSFASSSAIAHIVGEKEFETLYQEGVLYHLYVVQIDHNNIITAIFTDRSNLMRVKTVINDCKSAVADVLENMYARVVADPFLNLDVSSYKKTDKK